One part of the Thiomicrospira cyclica ALM1 genome encodes these proteins:
- a CDS encoding YciI family protein — protein sequence MLFAIMAQDVNDSLAKRLAARPEHLARLEALDAQGRLVLAGPHPLMDGQEGFSGSLIVADFDSFEQASAWADADPYVAAGAYDSVEIKPFKQVFPK from the coding sequence ATGTTATTTGCGATCATGGCACAAGATGTTAACGACAGCCTAGCTAAACGCTTGGCGGCACGACCAGAGCACTTAGCACGTCTAGAAGCCCTCGATGCCCAAGGACGATTAGTCTTAGCTGGCCCTCACCCGCTTATGGACGGTCAAGAAGGTTTTAGTGGCAGTTTAATTGTGGCTGATTTTGATTCCTTTGAACAGGCATCGGCATGGGCAGATGCCGACCCTTATGTCGCCGCTGGTGCCTATGACAGCGTTGAGATTAAACCCTTTAAGCAGGTCTTTCCAAAATGA
- a CDS encoding septation protein A: protein MKILFDLFPVILFFIAYKMYDIYIATGVAIVATIIQVGYLYARYRKVEKIHLITLALIVVLGGATILLQDEAFIAWKPTVVNWGFAAVFLASHYMFGNKPIVQRMMDSLIQMPDQVWVRLSYMWIAFFVFSGVINLWVYYNFSLDAWVNFKLFGLMGLTFAFILIQGLYISRYTQQIDSEETTAEATQTVDIKKD, encoded by the coding sequence ATGAAAATATTATTTGATCTGTTTCCCGTTATCTTATTTTTTATCGCCTACAAGATGTATGACATTTACATTGCAACTGGCGTTGCCATCGTCGCAACCATAATTCAAGTAGGCTACCTCTATGCGCGTTACCGCAAAGTAGAAAAAATCCACCTCATCACCCTTGCTTTAATTGTTGTATTAGGCGGTGCCACTATTCTGTTGCAAGATGAAGCCTTTATTGCTTGGAAACCGACCGTTGTTAACTGGGGCTTTGCCGCGGTATTTTTAGCCAGTCATTATATGTTTGGTAATAAACCGATTGTGCAGCGTATGATGGACAGTTTAATCCAAATGCCTGATCAGGTATGGGTAAGACTGAGCTATATGTGGATTGCATTTTTTGTCTTTAGTGGGGTTATCAACCTTTGGGTTTATTACAACTTCTCGTTAGATGCCTGGGTTAACTTTAAGCTGTTTGGCCTAATGGGATTAACCTTTGCCTTTATCCTGATTCAGGGCTTATATATCAGTCGCTATACACAACAAATTGACAGCGAAGAAACGACTGCCGAGGCAACTCAAACCGTCGATATTAAAAAAGACTAA
- a CDS encoding prenyltransferase, with the protein MANLKIRQTRLAVLYYSSRPNFLILTALLTALTIACLYWAGYPLSSGLALLVTIAALLVHAIVNWFNEVYDARAGLDNITQRTPFNGGSGSLQLEPEAINFVERVALGALGAVILFGFYIVWLWDWRIVPLGLLGLLVIFSYSPWMTRHPFLGWSSPGFGLGVVMMMGIAFALTGAYPVWLIAVTLLPFLLINNLLLLNQFPDQVADQKVGRRTLPLAIGDRQALRVFKITIWVSLAWLLLLIIFQALPVLSIIALVGFLPALGIWAKLQPGFTQTPDAIVVLRQNVVMILGVIILLTLSLVISAWLG; encoded by the coding sequence ATGGCCAACCTTAAGATCAGACAAACAAGGCTGGCGGTTTTATACTATTCCAGTAGACCTAATTTTTTAATTTTGACCGCGTTGCTAACAGCACTGACGATCGCATGTTTATATTGGGCGGGATACCCTTTGTCATCAGGGCTAGCGTTATTGGTCACGATTGCGGCCTTGTTGGTTCATGCTATTGTGAACTGGTTTAATGAGGTCTATGATGCTAGAGCTGGCCTAGATAATATCACTCAGCGTACGCCTTTTAATGGCGGTAGTGGTTCGTTACAGTTAGAGCCCGAGGCTATTAATTTTGTTGAACGGGTAGCATTAGGTGCATTGGGCGCAGTGATTTTGTTCGGGTTTTATATTGTTTGGTTATGGGATTGGCGCATCGTTCCACTCGGTTTATTAGGTTTGCTGGTTATTTTCAGCTATAGCCCCTGGATGACACGTCATCCGTTCTTAGGTTGGTCTTCACCTGGTTTTGGATTAGGTGTTGTTATGATGATGGGGATTGCATTTGCCTTAACCGGTGCTTATCCGGTCTGGTTAATCGCGGTAACCTTATTGCCTTTTTTATTAATTAACAATTTGTTATTACTCAATCAATTTCCAGACCAGGTCGCCGACCAAAAAGTCGGGCGGCGCACCTTGCCATTAGCGATAGGTGATAGGCAGGCACTGCGGGTATTTAAAATCACCATATGGGTGAGTCTGGCCTGGTTGTTGTTACTGATTATATTCCAGGCTTTGCCTGTGTTGAGTATCATCGCACTCGTCGGCTTTTTACCTGCGCTGGGTATTTGGGCTAAACTTCAGCCCGGTTTTACGCAAACACCTGATGCCATTGTTGTTTTAAGACAAAATGTCGTAATGATTTTGGGCGTTATTATATTGTTAACGCTGAGTTTAGTGATAAGTGCCTGGTTGGGCTAG
- the rluB gene encoding 23S rRNA pseudouridine(2605) synthase RluB, giving the protein MSKNAMADEKLQKILARAGYGSRRQIEQLIEQGLVQVNGRTAKLGDRANEQSQLSVRGQKVKAERLEKQPTQVILYHKPDGLVCSRQDEQGRDSIFSQLPKIIHGRWISIGRLDLNTSGLLLLTNNGELANRMMHPSYELEREYAVRIFGEVTEEILARLRTGVQLDDGLAKFDYVGKLPSDEEAQNQWFRVILREGKYREVRRLWEAQGVKVSRLIRVRYGDISLPKGLRRGKTEALNWMQVNKLLKAVELPEEARPDLRHRPEAAERQKRIMVDRAKRSAKYATSRRR; this is encoded by the coding sequence ATGAGCAAAAACGCCATGGCAGATGAAAAACTACAAAAAATCCTAGCGCGAGCGGGTTACGGTTCGCGCCGTCAAATTGAGCAACTGATTGAACAAGGCTTAGTGCAAGTTAATGGTCGCACCGCGAAATTAGGTGACCGTGCTAATGAACAATCTCAATTATCGGTACGTGGACAAAAAGTCAAAGCCGAGCGACTCGAAAAGCAACCCACGCAGGTCATTTTGTACCATAAACCCGATGGTTTGGTCTGCTCGCGTCAAGATGAGCAGGGGCGAGACTCGATCTTTAGCCAGTTACCAAAAATTATTCACGGTCGTTGGATCAGTATCGGTCGTCTAGACCTGAACACCAGTGGTTTATTGTTGTTGACCAACAATGGCGAGCTAGCCAATCGGATGATGCATCCGTCATACGAATTAGAGCGCGAATATGCGGTACGAATTTTTGGCGAGGTCACTGAAGAGATCTTGGCGCGTTTGCGTACCGGAGTTCAACTGGATGACGGACTGGCGAAGTTTGATTATGTGGGTAAGTTACCGTCGGATGAGGAAGCTCAAAATCAATGGTTTCGTGTTATTTTACGTGAAGGCAAGTATCGTGAGGTGCGTCGCTTGTGGGAAGCTCAGGGGGTTAAGGTCAGCCGTTTGATTCGGGTGCGTTATGGCGATATTAGCCTGCCAAAAGGTTTGCGTAGAGGTAAAACTGAGGCCTTAAACTGGATGCAGGTTAATAAACTTTTAAAAGCGGTTGAGTTGCCTGAAGAAGCACGACCTGACCTGCGTCATCGTCCGGAAGCGGCTGAACGTCAAAAACGTATCATGGTAGATCGTGCTAAACGTAGCGCAAAATACGCAACATCACGGCGGCGTTAA
- a CDS encoding TolC family outer membrane protein: protein MKQVKNKINQWLTGLSFAGLVVFSGASYSAPGLLEVYQMAAIHDSTLAQARTELEADQQQLVQARSLLLPKINAQAGFAYPDIERNQNRQTLGLRLDQPLFNREAFSLFDEATIRTNLAQMQYDTVVQNLMTRVSQAYFDLLLAQQTLSFAQSREAAEKIQWERAQAALEVGLASRTDVLQTRSAYDLAMADRIEAKNNVDISQEALRRLTGQPVLQVQTLPLEQSIQPDARLIREAEQAGLINEFSQNLAVQIAAEQQRLAEQGIITRKADRWFDVNLSLSHTRTECGGSDRDPLLCRSGDNTEVSINATLPLYQGGLTSSRIDEARLRSQTAMTAVREAREQASLDTRVSLRNLERGQARVNALREAVKSNEAFLEAAEEGYRVGLRNLIDVVTARANLFNAQNNLAQAMQALVLEQLRLKQVLGQLHPDDLAQVDLLLAAP, encoded by the coding sequence ATGAAGCAGGTTAAAAATAAAATAAATCAATGGCTTACTGGTCTTTCTTTTGCAGGATTGGTAGTTTTTAGTGGCGCAAGTTATTCGGCACCAGGCCTGCTTGAAGTTTATCAAATGGCCGCGATCCATGATTCGACCTTGGCACAGGCTCGCACGGAATTAGAGGCAGACCAGCAACAGCTTGTGCAAGCACGCTCGCTACTACTGCCCAAAATTAATGCGCAGGCGGGCTTTGCTTACCCGGATATCGAACGAAATCAAAATCGCCAAACGCTGGGCTTGCGTTTAGACCAGCCCCTGTTTAACCGGGAAGCATTTAGTTTATTTGACGAGGCGACGATTCGAACCAATTTGGCGCAAATGCAATATGACACTGTTGTTCAAAATCTAATGACTCGGGTGAGCCAAGCCTATTTTGATTTGCTTTTAGCACAACAAACCTTGAGCTTTGCCCAATCACGCGAAGCCGCCGAAAAAATTCAATGGGAGCGAGCGCAAGCCGCGTTAGAAGTGGGTTTGGCGAGTCGTACCGATGTATTACAAACGCGATCGGCCTATGATTTAGCGATGGCGGATCGCATTGAAGCGAAAAATAATGTTGATATCAGCCAAGAAGCCTTACGTCGTTTAACCGGACAGCCCGTACTACAAGTTCAAACCTTACCGCTGGAACAAAGCATTCAACCCGATGCCAGATTGATTCGTGAGGCTGAGCAGGCTGGTTTAATTAATGAGTTTAGTCAAAATCTAGCTGTGCAAATTGCCGCTGAGCAACAGCGTTTAGCAGAGCAGGGTATTATTACCCGCAAGGCGGATCGTTGGTTTGATGTTAACCTCAGTCTTTCACACACTCGCACCGAATGTGGTGGCAGTGATCGTGATCCTTTGCTATGTCGCAGCGGCGATAACACCGAGGTATCCATTAATGCCACCTTACCTCTTTATCAAGGTGGTTTGACCAGTTCGCGAATTGATGAGGCACGATTACGTTCGCAAACAGCAATGACCGCGGTGCGCGAAGCTCGCGAGCAAGCCAGTTTAGATACGCGCGTCAGTTTACGTAATCTCGAACGGGGCCAAGCACGAGTGAATGCCTTGCGAGAAGCCGTTAAATCAAATGAAGCGTTTTTAGAAGCCGCGGAAGAGGGTTATCGTGTTGGCTTGCGGAATCTGATTGATGTGGTCACGGCTCGTGCCAATCTGTTTAATGCGCAAAATAATCTGGCTCAGGCCATGCAGGCCTTAGTTCTTGAGCAGTTGCGCCTTAAACAAGTTTTAGGTCAATTGCACCCCGATGATTTGGCACAGGTTGATCTGT
- the cysM gene encoding cysteine synthase CysM yields the protein MKINNMTDLIGNTPLVSITRMAKLANGAEVWAKMEGQNPAGSVKDRPAYNMILQAQIRGDIKPGDTLIEATSGNTGIALAMVAAMMGYKMVLIMPANMSIERRASMAAYGAKLILVSQEEGMEGARDLALAMAERGEGHLLNQFANPDNYLAHFNTTGPEIWRDTDGQLTHFVSAMGTTGTIVGTSLYLKSKNSGIQIVGVQPTEGASIPGIRRWPAAYLPAIYKPEQVDQILDMSQDLAEETTRQLAAKEGIFAGISSGGCVAVALQVATATPNAKVVCIICDRGDRYLSTNVFPAS from the coding sequence ATGAAAATAAACAATATGACCGATTTAATTGGCAACACGCCATTGGTCAGCATTACTCGTATGGCGAAACTAGCCAACGGTGCTGAGGTGTGGGCCAAAATGGAAGGCCAGAATCCCGCGGGGTCGGTAAAAGATCGCCCCGCTTATAATATGATTTTACAAGCACAGATTCGTGGCGACATTAAACCTGGTGATACGCTTATTGAAGCCACCAGTGGTAACACAGGCATTGCTCTCGCGATGGTTGCTGCGATGATGGGTTACAAAATGGTGTTGATAATGCCGGCCAATATGAGCATTGAACGACGCGCATCCATGGCCGCCTATGGTGCTAAATTGATTTTAGTTAGCCAAGAAGAGGGCATGGAAGGTGCGCGCGATCTTGCTCTGGCCATGGCCGAACGAGGTGAGGGTCATTTGCTCAATCAGTTTGCCAACCCTGACAATTATTTAGCCCATTTTAATACCACCGGTCCTGAAATTTGGCGCGATACCGATGGTCAGTTAACTCACTTTGTCAGTGCGATGGGAACCACCGGTACTATTGTGGGAACATCCCTCTATTTAAAATCGAAAAATTCGGGCATTCAGATAGTGGGTGTGCAACCGACCGAGGGGGCATCCATTCCCGGTATTCGTCGATGGCCAGCGGCTTATTTGCCAGCGATCTACAAACCTGAGCAAGTTGATCAGATTCTCGATATGTCTCAAGACTTAGCGGAAGAAACAACGCGTCAACTAGCAGCGAAAGAAGGCATTTTTGCCGGGATTTCCTCTGGTGGTTGCGTGGCGGTTGCGTTACAAGTCGCTACTGCGACCCCGAATGCCAAGGTGGTTTGTATTATTTGTGATCGTGGTGATCGTTATTTATCAACCAATGTCTTCCCTGCGAGTTAA
- a CDS encoding segregation and condensation protein A: MSDGENIPVQLELPLAWVKGEPVTRLPKNLYIPHKALTVLLSAFEGPLDLLSYLIKVNRFDIADIPVVEITRQYQAYLGMMQEMDMELAADYLYMAAWLTEIKSRLLLPRPPQAEDEPEDDPREALMQQLLDYQAYQHSAEWLAEQVVQAQADYPVSLAANWDELQEDEDHGAKTEQPVPAIALADLWRGLQAVLQRQALVKPHQVGEETILISHKMAYIETYLAEQAHCRIPILDLVLAQEGKPGLVVTFIALLELWRQRRVQLFQDDGTQWLSVEGVTA; this comes from the coding sequence GTGAGCGATGGCGAAAATATTCCGGTTCAGCTTGAACTGCCCCTAGCCTGGGTCAAGGGTGAGCCAGTAACACGCCTGCCAAAAAATCTCTATATTCCGCACAAAGCCCTAACAGTTTTACTCAGTGCCTTTGAGGGGCCACTTGATCTATTATCCTACCTTATTAAGGTTAACCGTTTTGATATAGCCGATATTCCGGTGGTTGAAATTACCCGACAATATCAAGCTTATTTGGGCATGATGCAAGAGATGGATATGGAGCTGGCAGCCGACTATCTCTACATGGCGGCTTGGTTAACTGAAATTAAATCCCGGTTATTATTACCGCGACCGCCGCAAGCGGAAGACGAGCCAGAAGACGATCCGCGAGAAGCTTTAATGCAACAGCTGCTCGATTATCAAGCCTATCAACACAGTGCGGAATGGCTAGCTGAGCAGGTTGTACAAGCTCAGGCTGACTATCCGGTCTCCTTAGCAGCCAACTGGGATGAGTTGCAAGAAGATGAAGATCATGGTGCCAAAACCGAGCAACCTGTGCCGGCGATAGCTTTAGCGGATTTGTGGCGAGGGCTACAAGCGGTGCTGCAGCGTCAAGCCTTAGTCAAACCCCACCAGGTTGGTGAAGAAACGATTTTAATTAGTCATAAAATGGCCTATATCGAAACCTATTTAGCCGAGCAAGCTCATTGCCGAATTCCTATACTTGACCTTGTGTTGGCGCAGGAGGGCAAACCAGGCCTGGTGGTAACGTTTATTGCCTTGCTAGAGTTGTGGCGTCAGCGACGTGTGCAGCTATTTCAAGATGATGGCACCCAATGGTTGAGTGTCGAGGGTGTTACGGCATGA
- a CDS encoding CYTH domain-containing protein gives MAREIERKFLVIADYWREQVIKQTRFVQGYLNSIEETSCKSSVRIRLEGDQANINIKSLEIGLSRDEYEYSIDLADAENMLKNLTVGPVIEKIRYLVPATTGVWEIDEFFGDNVGLIIAELELPDENTPIDLPDWIGAEVTDDLKYYNVSLSKNPYSQWK, from the coding sequence ATGGCCAGAGAAATAGAGCGTAAATTTTTGGTGATTGCCGATTATTGGCGTGAACAAGTAATAAAGCAGACCCGCTTCGTGCAAGGTTACCTAAATTCAATCGAGGAAACTTCTTGTAAAAGTTCGGTGCGCATTCGCTTAGAGGGTGATCAAGCCAATATTAATATCAAGAGCCTAGAAATTGGCTTAAGTCGTGATGAGTATGAATATTCAATTGACCTAGCGGATGCTGAAAATATGTTGAAAAATCTGACAGTTGGACCGGTTATTGAAAAAATACGTTATTTAGTTCCGGCAACTACTGGGGTTTGGGAGATTGATGAATTTTTTGGTGACAACGTCGGATTAATCATTGCGGAACTGGAACTACCAGATGAAAATACGCCTATTGATCTGCCCGATTGGATTGGAGCAGAGGTGACAGACGATTTGAAATACTATAATGTTAGCTTATCTAAAAATCCTTACAGTCAATGGAAATAA
- a CDS encoding site-2 protease family protein → MMAMHELNFMQLLAIWALPVIFAITLHEAAHGWAAEKLGDKTARMLGRVTLNPIKHIDPIGTLLVPAVLLFLGGFIFGWAKAVPVSVRNFKKPERDMAVVAIAGPAANLLMAVLWALILKLGFILVGNQPEVGQFLIYSGIAGLSINIILMLLNLLPIPPLDGSRLVSAVLPKPLAWQYNRLEPFGLFILLGLVVLGVVSWLLSGPYQATYRFMLGLIGV, encoded by the coding sequence ATGATGGCAATGCATGAACTCAACTTTATGCAGTTATTAGCCATATGGGCCTTACCGGTCATTTTTGCCATTACCCTACATGAAGCCGCGCATGGTTGGGCGGCCGAAAAGCTAGGCGATAAAACTGCGCGAATGCTTGGGCGTGTGACCTTGAACCCGATTAAACATATCGACCCGATTGGCACCCTATTGGTACCTGCGGTCTTGCTATTTTTAGGTGGCTTTATTTTCGGTTGGGCCAAGGCGGTTCCAGTAAGTGTCCGCAATTTTAAAAAGCCCGAACGAGATATGGCTGTGGTTGCCATTGCGGGTCCGGCCGCGAATTTATTGATGGCCGTACTATGGGCGCTGATCCTCAAACTAGGCTTTATTCTAGTGGGTAATCAACCCGAAGTAGGTCAATTTTTAATTTATTCGGGTATCGCTGGCTTGAGCATTAACATTATTTTAATGCTCTTAAATCTACTGCCGATTCCACCGCTCGATGGAAGTCGTCTGGTATCAGCGGTTTTACCAAAGCCGCTGGCTTGGCAATACAATCGCTTAGAACCTTTTGGCTTATTTATTTTACTTGGGTTGGTTGTATTGGGTGTGGTGAGCTGGTTGCTCAGTGGACCTTATCAAGCGACATATCGTTTTATGCTTGGATTGATTGGAGTTTAA
- a CDS encoding 3'-5' exonuclease: MSSVLVFDIETVPDISAARQVYDWHDLSDQDTLAGLSLKRRIETGNDFPKHFLHQVVAISAVLKTAEGVKIWSIGDVADDEANLLQRFFDGIGRFQPTLVSWNGGGFDLPVLHYRALKHGIQAQAYWDMGDFNRERKWHNYISRYQFAHIDLMDVMAGYQPRANAKLDEIALLLGLPGKMGLSGAGVLEQFQAGDIQGIRDYCELDVINTYLIYLRFQLMRGWLDPSSYQANIDELAELLKSSSHSHWQAYYQAWHSIQPSKDIKVSAWPEK, from the coding sequence ATGAGTTCAGTTCTAGTATTTGATATCGAAACTGTACCGGATATCAGTGCCGCACGTCAGGTTTATGATTGGCATGATTTATCCGATCAGGACACCCTAGCGGGACTGAGTTTAAAACGGCGCATAGAAACAGGAAATGACTTTCCCAAGCATTTTCTTCATCAGGTTGTTGCTATATCGGCGGTTTTAAAAACAGCCGAGGGCGTAAAAATTTGGTCGATTGGTGATGTTGCAGACGATGAAGCCAACTTGTTACAACGTTTTTTTGATGGCATCGGGCGTTTTCAACCCACGCTGGTCAGTTGGAACGGCGGTGGGTTCGATTTGCCCGTCCTGCATTATCGTGCCCTAAAACATGGCATTCAAGCACAGGCCTATTGGGACATGGGCGATTTTAACCGCGAGCGCAAATGGCACAACTACATCAGCCGTTACCAGTTTGCTCATATTGATTTGATGGATGTCATGGCTGGCTATCAGCCACGGGCGAACGCTAAATTGGATGAAATTGCGTTACTGCTCGGCTTACCCGGCAAAATGGGCTTGAGTGGTGCGGGTGTTTTAGAACAATTTCAAGCCGGTGATATTCAAGGCATTCGCGATTATTGCGAATTAGATGTGATTAATACCTATTTAATTTATCTACGTTTTCAGCTTATGCGTGGCTGGTTAGATCCATCATCCTATCAAGCCAATATTGACGAGTTAGCCGAGTTATTAAAGTCGTCTTCCCATTCTCATTGGCAGGCCTATTACCAGGCCTGGCACTCAATACAACCTTCGAAGGATATAAAGGTATCGGCATGGCCAGAGAAATAG
- a CDS encoding PHP domain-containing protein, with amino-acid sequence MTTKVDFHCHTQASDGSLSPQELIDLAVKKTIGCLAITDHDTTAGYQQVVDYANTQGLELISGVEISALWQNRTVHIVGLNFSVNNASLQALLTRIRALRWQRAEAINQRLQQRGHPCMLDELTTLVADRVVGRPHIAQILMSRQYVNSINQAFDKFLKQGRTGFVTADWPSLEDVVSAINEAGGQAVLAHPGKYKLTSRKLNGLLTDFKAAGGTGMEVVTQKFASSEAIGMADRAKRHQLMASVGSDYHGPEQTWRQLGALAQLPAGVTPIQQAWLTKACY; translated from the coding sequence ATGACAACTAAAGTTGATTTTCATTGCCACACCCAAGCCTCTGATGGCAGCTTAAGCCCTCAAGAACTCATTGATCTGGCGGTTAAAAAAACCATTGGGTGCTTGGCCATTACTGATCATGACACGACCGCGGGTTATCAACAGGTCGTGGATTATGCCAATACACAAGGGTTGGAGTTAATTAGTGGCGTTGAAATTTCAGCCTTATGGCAAAATCGTACCGTACATATTGTGGGGCTTAATTTTTCGGTTAATAATGCCTCTTTACAAGCTTTGTTGACGCGAATTCGAGCGCTTCGTTGGCAACGAGCTGAAGCGATTAATCAGCGGTTACAGCAACGGGGCCATCCTTGTATGCTAGACGAATTAACGACATTGGTTGCCGATCGCGTGGTTGGCCGACCTCACATCGCCCAAATTTTGATGTCACGCCAATACGTTAATTCAATTAATCAAGCTTTTGACAAATTTTTAAAACAAGGTCGTACGGGTTTTGTGACCGCCGACTGGCCGAGTTTGGAAGATGTGGTGTCGGCTATTAATGAGGCGGGCGGACAGGCGGTATTGGCTCATCCAGGTAAATATAAATTAACCAGTCGTAAATTAAATGGCTTGTTAACCGACTTTAAAGCGGCTGGAGGAACTGGTATGGAAGTGGTCACTCAAAAATTCGCTAGTTCTGAAGCCATCGGTATGGCCGACCGCGCTAAACGTCATCAATTAATGGCCTCTGTCGGTTCTGATTACCACGGGCCTGAACAAACTTGGCGCCAGTTGGGGGCTTTGGCGCAGCTTCCTGCCGGTGTTACCCCCATTCAGCAGGCCTGGTTAACTAAAGCCTGTTATTAA
- the scpB gene encoding SMC-Scp complex subunit ScpB, with protein MNQAKPIPKLQAQLMTLLISADEPLPASTLLQYLAETTQQPFDLDGLLINLEAAILPLGLRLKINAAGVRLVLIPEQQAWLQHFLPQSAPKLSRAALEILAIVVVKQPITRAEIEAIRGVQVSSGSMQQLKDLGWIAQQGQKQVPGLPYLWVSTDKLVQDLGLASAQQLHDELTKRLNDFKASQSLENASAIVENAKIDV; from the coding sequence ATGAATCAAGCCAAGCCAATTCCAAAATTACAAGCACAGCTTATGACCTTGTTAATTAGCGCTGACGAACCTCTGCCAGCATCAACCCTCCTTCAGTACTTGGCTGAAACAACACAGCAGCCTTTTGATTTGGATGGTTTGTTGATTAATTTAGAAGCCGCCATTTTGCCATTGGGGTTGCGATTAAAAATCAATGCCGCAGGTGTTAGATTGGTTTTAATCCCAGAACAGCAGGCTTGGTTACAGCATTTTTTGCCGCAATCGGCTCCAAAACTTTCACGTGCTGCGTTAGAAATTTTAGCGATTGTTGTTGTTAAACAACCGATTACTCGTGCTGAAATTGAAGCGATTCGCGGCGTGCAGGTGAGCAGTGGTAGCATGCAACAGCTTAAAGATTTGGGTTGGATTGCACAACAGGGCCAAAAGCAAGTGCCTGGCTTACCCTATTTATGGGTAAGTACCGACAAGCTAGTGCAGGATTTAGGCCTGGCCTCGGCACAGCAATTACATGATGAATTAACCAAACGTTTAAACGATTTTAAAGCAAGCCAATCGCTAGAGAATGCCTCAGCCATAGTAGAAAATGCTAAAATCGACGTTTAA
- a CDS encoding L-threonylcarbamoyladenylate synthase yields the protein MSNPCLYIEVHPENPQPRLLAQAVERLEAGGIVAFPTESGYALGCLLDNKDGAERIRQLRRLDDKHDFTLMCPDLSHLSHYAKVGNVQFRYLKAHLPGPYTFVLPASREVPRRIQNPKRKTIGLRVSPNQVCQTLLSYFDKPLMSVSLILPGDSLPMADAWSIKETLESQLDVIIDGGFGGYEPTTIIDFTDDVPQLVRLGQGVFDE from the coding sequence ATGTCAAATCCTTGCTTATATATTGAAGTTCATCCGGAAAATCCACAGCCACGATTGCTTGCCCAAGCCGTAGAACGATTGGAAGCGGGTGGCATTGTCGCTTTTCCAACGGAATCGGGTTATGCGCTAGGGTGTTTATTGGATAATAAAGACGGTGCTGAGCGTATTCGTCAGCTTCGACGTTTAGATGATAAACACGACTTTACCTTAATGTGTCCCGATTTAAGTCACCTGTCTCATTATGCTAAGGTTGGTAATGTGCAATTTCGTTATTTAAAGGCACATCTTCCAGGACCTTATACCTTTGTTTTACCGGCGAGCCGTGAAGTGCCAAGGCGAATTCAAAACCCTAAACGGAAAACGATTGGTTTGCGTGTTTCACCCAATCAGGTCTGTCAAACACTATTAAGTTACTTTGATAAGCCTTTGATGTCCGTATCTTTAATTCTGCCCGGTGATAGCTTGCCGATGGCCGATGCTTGGTCGATTAAAGAAACGCTAGAATCCCAATTAGATGTGATTATTGATGGTGGTTTTGGAGGTTATGAACCAACAACCATTATCGATTTTACCGATGATGTGCCACAGCTCGTTCGATTGGGTCAGGGAGTGTTTGACGAATGA